In the Ursus arctos isolate Adak ecotype North America unplaced genomic scaffold, UrsArc2.0 scaffold_19, whole genome shotgun sequence genome, one interval contains:
- the CNEP1R1 gene encoding nuclear envelope phosphatase-regulatory subunit 1 isoform X1, whose product MNSLEQAEDLKAFERRLTEYIHCLQPATGRWRMLLIVVSVCTATGAWNWLIDPETQKVSFFTSLWNHPFFTISCITLIGLFFAGIHKRVVAPSIIAARCRTVLAEYNMSCDDTGKLILKPRPHVQ is encoded by the exons ATGAACTCGCTGGAGCAGGCGGAAG ATCTCAAGGCTTTTGAGAGGAGACTTACAGAATATATTCATTGTTTGCAACCTGCCACTGGACGTTGGAGAA TGCTTCTTATAGTGGTATCTGTCTGTACAGCTACTGGTGCCTGGAACTGGTTAATAGATCCCGAGACACAAAAG GTGTCCTTCTTCACATCATTATGGAATCACCCATTTTTCACCATTAGCTGTATCACTCTAATAGGCTTGTTCTTTGCTGGAATACACAAGAGGGTCGTTGCACCATCAAT TATAGCTGCTCGATGTCGAACTGTATTAGCAGAATATAATATGTCTTGTGATGAT ACaggaaaactcattttaaaaccTAGGCCTCATGTTCAGTGA
- the CNEP1R1 gene encoding nuclear envelope phosphatase-regulatory subunit 1 isoform X2 produces MNSLEQAEDLKAFERRLTEYIHCLQPATGRWRMLLIVVSVCTATGAWNWLIDPETQKVSFFTSLWNHPFFTISCITLIGLFFAGIHKRVVAPSICSMSNCISRI; encoded by the exons ATGAACTCGCTGGAGCAGGCGGAAG ATCTCAAGGCTTTTGAGAGGAGACTTACAGAATATATTCATTGTTTGCAACCTGCCACTGGACGTTGGAGAA TGCTTCTTATAGTGGTATCTGTCTGTACAGCTACTGGTGCCTGGAACTGGTTAATAGATCCCGAGACACAAAAG GTGTCCTTCTTCACATCATTATGGAATCACCCATTTTTCACCATTAGCTGTATCACTCTAATAGGCTTGTTCTTTGCTGGAATACACAAGAGGGTCGTTGCACCATCAAT CTGCTCGATGTCGAACTGTATTAGCAGAATATAA